CGAGATGATCGTCGATCTGGGCAGCGTCGAAACGGGTGATGGAAAGGGCCGGAAAGAGGGAGGAAAGCAGTGACGCCCGCGTCTCGGCCAGTTCGTTCAGAACCAGCACGCCTCCGGCGATCTCTGCGAGGATGGCGAGCAGCCCGGTTCCCGCCGAGGGTTCGAGCACCCGGTCGGCGGGCGTGATGGCAGCGGCGGTCGCCGCGATCAGACCGAGGGGGATCGGCGTCGAGAACTGTTGGAAGGTCTGGGCTTCCTCCGACCGGCGCGTATGCGTCGGCAGAAGCCCGGCGATCTTCGCCAGCATCGGCAGGCAATCGGCCGCAGAGCCGGATTTACGGAGAAGCGCCTTTCCGTACTTACGCAGGAACAGGACGGTTGCTGCCTCGCAGGCATCGTAGGCGGTTTTCCAATCCCAGGCACCGGTGGCGTCGGACGCGCCGAAGGCCGCTTCCATCGCGCCACGCAGCATGGCGGCATCGATGCGCTGGCCGCATTCGAGATGGGGCAGCAGCAGCCCCGCTGCCACGAAGACGGACGCTGCGGTATCGCCGTCGGAGGCAAGCGGAAGCGGCGCGGTGGCCTGAGCCACGGCGGATGCGGAAATCATGTTCATCGGGAAGACCTCGGGAGAGCGGGACAGGATCGAGCCGCGCGGCGCTCTCTCTCGACCGCACCAACTCAAACCCGTCCCGGTCTCCCTCTGCCTCTCAGGAGGATGGCATGGCCGACATGACAAAAGCGCCCCCGCAGGGGCGCTTGTCGGGATCAGCCGAAGCGGCGACCGGCCTCGGTGAAGGTGTATTCGTTGGCAGCGATGGTCTCGTCCACTGTCTCGTCGGAGGACAGATAGTCGTATTCGCGCTCAAGCTGCCGGTAGAGCCAGCGGGCGAGATCGCGCAGCGTCTCGATCACGACTTCCTCGGCATCCTCCGTCATGTCCTGCCAAGTCGGGCTATCGCGCTCGACCGAGATCGACATGCAGTATTCGTGATAATAATGGCCGCGATGGCTGGTCTCGGCCCGGAGCTGGTAGAAGTTGCGGCGCTGGACCGACTGAAGGGCGTCGGCGATGCCGTGCAGGGTCGTATCCTGCGGCGCATATTCCCTGATCCCGCGCGAGGCCTCCTTGCGGTAGGAATAGAAGGTCTCATAGCAGGCACCGTCTCCCTGGCTCCAGAAGCCGCGAAACCAGATGCGGGGTTCCTGGCGGGTGCCGCCGCCCATGAGGCGGACAGCACGGGTCTTGAGGCGCAACCCGAGGATTTCCGCGATCCGCTGGAAATCCTCATACACAGCATCATACCAGTCGTAGTCGAAGCCACCTTCGCGATACCAGGCACGGGCCTTGTCTTTTGCGGCATCCGAAAGTTCATCCAGCCGATAGACGGTGGTTTCGATGACCTTACTCATCGGGATCACCTCCAACGAGAACCTGGGCGAGCCAGCCGTCGGTATAGGTCCATGCGACCGTCTTGCCGGTGGCGAGATCAAGGACATGCGCGCCGCCTCCAAAACCGTCCAGCCTGGGACGTGAACAGGTATTGGCGTATTGGAAACCCCACAATCCGGTCAGGCCGAACGCGGCGGCGCAGCGTTTGACGAACTGGATCACATGCTCAGGATCGCCAGTGGTATCGTCGCGTATCCAGAGTTGGGTGCCGCCATGTTCGGGCTGGATAGACAGCTGGAAGCCTTCCGAAGGCGGGCCTTCGGCAGCGTTTTCCGCGGACAGCGCGTTGTAGAGATCGAGCGCGCGGGCGGCGTTTTCGGGGGTGCCCACATCGAGCAGGCATGAGAAATGGGTGAAATAATCGGCCATGTCAGGCTCCTGAAACAAGAAAACCCGGCGCGAGGCCGGGCCGGATGGACGGGGATGTGGTGGAAGATCAGGCGGCTTGCGGCAGCGCGAGCAACTCAGCCGCAACCTCGCGCCAGAAGGGATCGACCAGTCGGGCCTCACACAGGCTGGCGCGATGGCGCAGTTCGCGTGCCGGTCCTTGATCGGGCATATTGAAAGCCATGCCGCGCAGGCGGCTGGCCTCCAGCATGATCCTGCGCGCCTGGGCATCGGAGGCGACCGGCTGTTGCCAGAGGATGACCCCGCCGCGGATTTCTCCGGCAAGGACCAGGCCGAGTTCCCGGTCCTGAATGACGACGAGACGCGGACGAAAGCGCAGCGTATTGCCCGAACCGGCGCGGATGTCGCCGCGCGACACGCGCAGGGTGGCAAAGCTCATGGCCTCTTCAGGGGACTGGCCTTCGCCAAGCGGGGTGGAATGGTCGAAACCGCTGGCATCGACACCAAAGCTGCCGGTGCCGATGCAGGAAACGCGCAGCGGGAGCCTCGAGGCGCGCTGGAGCCGGGGAAGCACCTCGACTGCAAGGATCTGGCCGACCGGCCGGAAGCTGTTATGGTGGGAATGGGTCATCGGGATCACTCCATGACGGGCGCCGGGAGCCTCTCTCTCCGGCAACCAACCCGTCACGGCCGAAAGGCCCGCACTTTCACTCTCCCTTGCCGGGAGATGACCCGACGCAATTCCCGGCGATGGGCAACCATCGCAGATCGGAAGGCCCGGCCGCGTCTTGCGCGATCCGGGCCGTCGGGTTGAGGCGCGTTTGCGCCTCAGGCGTATGGATCTACTTCCAACTTCACCATATCCTCGTCGCCGTCGAACTCGGCGGCGGGGCAAGCGGCGTGGGTGCCATCCCCGGCCTGGAACACGACGATCGAGACCATCAGCGTGGTGGCGAGGCTGGCGGCGAAGGCGGTGGCATCTGCATAGGACATGGGTTCCGGCTCCTGTCTTGAGAGGCGGAGGACCATCCCCCGCGCGACAGGCGCCCGAAGTGTCTGACCGGATCTGCAATCACCCGAGGGCGTTCGGGCTTGTCCCGAATCCCCGAGGGCGGCACGCTCGCGTTAGCCGACCCCTCTGGGGTTGATTGAGTAGGAGACGGTCACACCAAGGTTTGCGAATGGAAGCGGGGTGGTACTTTGCATCTGACAGGCGCCGGAGCCCCGCCGCAGATGCTTCCGTCCCGCCAGCCTCGTTGTCATGCGGTGATCTGGATCGTGTTCCTTCAGGCCCCTCGGGGGTGGAATCCCTGCCGCTTGTCCCGCGATGAGAGGGGAAGGTGCCGGGGTGAAGCTGGAACTTGATCCGTCGCGGCCATTGCCGTGACCATGACGGCCCGCGCAAGATGCTGCCGGATCTTCAGTCCCAGAGCCCATCGGCGATCTCGCGCGCGATCATGGCCCTGGCTGTCATCATCACATCGTCGCCGGAAGTGTCGATGTGGCCATAGAACCGTGTCCGGCCGCCATCGGCGGTCCAGTCCGCATAACGGCAATATTCGCGGGCATCGACACGGAACACCCGCATATCCTCAGCCCAATGGGGCTTCGGCTCCACAACGACGGTTATGCCATCGCGACTTTCCTGCCAGGGCAGAGAACGCTCCGACGGCTGATTTTCGAGGTCATCGGCAAAGATCTCGTCGACCGTCAGCATGATACACCTCCGCAGTCGCTGCGCGGGGCAAGAACGGTCGGATCGGCGGCAGCGTGATCGCCGGCTTCGAGTTTGCAGCGCTGTATCGAGAAAAACTCGTCGCCACGGTCCAGCATTCGGTTGAAATACTCCTCTCCGATCTCCTCGTCCGGCGGGGGATCATCGTCCCAGGCGTTACTCCACCATTCCCTGGCGATGCCTGTGCGCCAGTTCAGAGCCCCATCCCCGTCGAGAAACACACGGACATCCGTTCCATGGGGGTGATCATAGATGGCGACATGAACCGACTGCGGGCTGTGCTGGTTGTTCTCAGCCTTGATGTGAGAGGGCATGATCTTGTCTCCTGAAACAAAATTGGCCCGGCAACGTGCCGGGCCTTACGTTGGAAGGGGAAAGAGAACGGGGCGGCCTTCACTGCCCCGAGGGTATTTGTGTCATTCCGCCGCAATCATCGCGGTGGCCTCAGCCTCGGGGTCCTCGGTGGTTTCTTCCTCCTCATCGTCACCGGCGAGGAAGGCCGGGAGCGCCGGGACGGCTCCGCAGTCCTGAGTGTCGGACGCGGCCGCCTCATCGCCATCCAACATCCGCAGCGGTTCGGGCAGCCAGCCGGTATCGGCCAGCAGGCGTTCGGCTTCCTTGGCCATGTCTCCTTTCTTGAGGTGCCCGATCAGATCGGCGGCCCGATCCCCAGCACCTTCGCGTACAGCTTCAAGGATACGCGGCTTGGTCACACGGCCGAGATAGTTGCCGGCCGTCGGCCGCCAGCCCACCGCCACCATGTCGAGGCCCGTCGAATGCGCCAGCCGATCGGCCTGCGACAGTCGGACGTCCAGCCCATGCTGGCTGATGCCCATGCCGCTATAGGGGTTGGGCTTTTCATAGAGCGCGTTCACGCCGAAGCTGACGCAATGGGCGAGCAGTTCCATGCGAGAGCCATCGTCGAGATCGACGAGCCAGTCCCAGAGCGCGGCATCATCGGCTGGGACATGATCGCCCCAGCGTTCATGCCGGTCCTGGATCGCCTTGGCCGAGGCGCTGTCGCGCAGATCCTCAGCCTGAGCGGGAAGATGAACCTCGCGCACCTGGGCCTCGAGGCATCCCTTGCTGGAATGCGGCACGAAGCAATCCGTCACCAGCCGATGCAGCAACGCCGTCATGGCGACATGCGGATTGCCAGCGACGGCATCGCGAAGCGCCAGGGTACGATGCGCCG
This genomic stretch from Gemmobacter sp. 24YEA27 harbors:
- a CDS encoding antitoxin of toxin-antitoxin stability system encodes the protein MSKVIETTVYRLDELSDAAKDKARAWYREGGFDYDWYDAVYEDFQRIAEILGLRLKTRAVRLMGGGTRQEPRIWFRGFWSQGDGACYETFYSYRKEASRGIREYAPQDTTLHGIADALQSVQRRNFYQLRAETSHRGHYYHEYCMSISVERDSPTWQDMTEDAEEVVIETLRDLARWLYRQLEREYDYLSSDETVDETIAANEYTFTEAGRRFG